The DNA sequence GGGTCACGAACAGTCGTTCCGTGCGCTCTTCCGGGCGCTCTATGCCCCGGCGTACGGTTACGTCCGCCGACGCATCGACGACGAGGGCGATGCCGAGGACGTCACCGCACGGGTGTTCCATCGGTTTCTCGAACAACTCGATCGCTTCGATCCGGAGAAGGGGAGTGTCTGGACCTGGATCATGACGCTCGCCCGTCACGCGGTCATCGACCACTGGCGCGCGCGGCGATTCGAGACGGAGTCCATCGAACCCCTGATCGATGTCCTGGCCTGCGGTGCCGACACGCCGCTGGAGCGACTGGTTCGAGACGAAGACGACCGACTCCACCACCCCCTGCTCCGCGAGGAATCCGACGACGTCCGGGAGATCCTCGCGCTGCACCTGGTGGAAGGC is a window from the Candidatus Krumholzibacteriia bacterium genome containing:
- a CDS encoding sigma-70 family RNA polymerase sigma factor — translated: MSRARAGHEQSFRALFRALYAPAYGYVRRRIDDEGDAEDVTARVFHRFLEQLDRFDPEKGSVWTWIMTLARHAVIDHWRARRFETESIEPLIDVLACGADTPLERLVRDEDDRLHHPLLREESDDVREILALHLVEGMTYREVAGVVGSSEAAVKQKSSRALRRLRSKQATLRREKPDEIAPEGTT